One Bufo gargarizans isolate SCDJY-AF-19 chromosome 4, ASM1485885v1, whole genome shotgun sequence DNA window includes the following coding sequences:
- the LOC122935682 gene encoding 60S ribosomal protein L32: MVALRPLKKPKIVKKRTKKFIRHQSDRYVKIKRNWRKPRGIDNRARRKFKGQILMPNIGYGSNKKTKHMLPTGFRKFLVHNVKELEVLMMSNKSFCAEIAHNVSSKNRKTIVERAAQLAIKVTNPNARLRSEENE, encoded by the coding sequence ATGGTGGCTCTCCGGCCCCTCAAAAAGCCCAAGATCGTCAAGAAGCGGACAAAGAAGTTCATCCGCCACCAGTCAGACCGTTATGTAAAGATTAAGCGTAACTGGCGTAAACCCAGAGGTATTGACAACAGAGCCCGCAGGAAATTCAAGGGGCAGATCCTGATGCCCAACATTGGTTATGGTAGCAACAAGAAGACCAAACACATGCTGCCCACCGGGTTCCGCAAATTCCTGGTCCACAATGTCAAGGAGCTAGAGGTTCTGATGATGAGCAACAAGTCCTTCTGTGCAGAAATCGCCCACAATGTCTCCTCAAAGAACCGAAAGACCATTGTGGAGAGAGCGGCACAGCTCGCCATCAAGGTCACAAACCCCAACGCCAGACTGCGCAGCGAAGAGAATGAATAA